In the genome of Nycticebus coucang isolate mNycCou1 chromosome 12, mNycCou1.pri, whole genome shotgun sequence, one region contains:
- the DNAJC22 gene encoding dnaJ homolog subfamily C member 22, giving the protein MAKGLLVTYALWAVGGPAGLHHLYLGRDSHALLWMLTLGGGGVGWLWEFWKLPSFVAQANRAQGLRQSPGRGMPPLSPIRFAAQMIVGIYFGLVALISLSSMANFYTVALPLAVGLGVLLVAAVGNQTSDFKNTLGVAFLTSPIFYGRPIAILPISLAASIAAQKHRRYKASVKSETLSVRLYRLGLAYLAFTGPLVYSTLCNTAATISYIAETLGSFLSWFSFFPLVGHLMESVLLLPYRIWRLLVGDPGFSSSYFQEWEKLYEFVHGFQDEKRHLAYQVLGIPEGATDEEIHQSYRELVKVWHPDHNLHQTEEAQRHFLEIQAAYEVLSQPRKPKGS; this is encoded by the exons ATGGCCAAGGGGCTCCTTGTTACCTATGCCCTCTGGGCTGTAGGGGGCCCTGCAGGGCTCCACCACCTGTACCTGGGAAGGGACAGCCACGCCCTGCTCTGGATGCTTaccctgggtgggggtggggtggggtggctcTGGGAGTTCTGGAAGCTCCCCAGCTTTGTAGCTCAGGCCAACAGAGCCCAGGGGCTGAGGCAGAGCCCAGGAAGGGGAATGCCCCCTTTGAGTCCCATTCGCTTTGCTGCCCAGATGATAGTAGGCATCTACTTTGGCCTTGTGGCTCTGATTAGCCTTTCTTCCATGGCCAACTTCTACACTGTGGCCCTTCCATTGGCAGTTGGCTTAGGGGTCTTGCTGGTAGCTGCTGTTGgcaaccagacctcagactttaagAACACTTTAGGAGTGGCATTCCTTACTTCCCCTATCTTCTATGGTCGCCCCATAGCCATCCTACCAATTAGCTTAGCTGCCAGTATCGCAGCCCAGAAGCATCGCCGCTACAAAGCTTCAGTGAAGTCAGAGACACTCAGTGTGCGGCTTTACCGGCTGGGCTTGGCTTACCTCGCTTTCACGGGCCCACTGGTATACAGCACCCTCTGCAACACAGCTGCCACCATCAGCTACATAGCAGAAACTCTTGGCTCCTTCTTGAGTTGGTTCAGCTTCTTCCCCCTTGTTGGCCACCTCATGGAATCTGTCCTCCTTCTGCCTTACCGGATCTGGAGGCTACTGGTAGGGGATCCTGGCTTCAGCAGCAGCTACTTCCAAGAGTGGGAGAAACTCTATGAGTTTGTTCACGGTTTCCAGGATGAAAAACGTCACCTGGCTTATCAG GTTTTGGGTATCCCAGAAGGGGcaacagatgaagaaatacaTCAGAGTTACCGGGAGCTGGTGAAGGTCTGGCACCCTGACCACAATCTGCACCAGACAGAGGAAGCACAGAGGCACTTCCTGGAGATCCAGGCTGCGTATGAAGTCCTGAGTCAGCCCAGGAAGCCCAAGGGATCCTGA